In a genomic window of Algoriphagus halophilus:
- a CDS encoding ferritin-like domain-containing protein has product MIFLKAIKIDTLDDLRSAIQTAIELEHSTIPPYLTANFTLANTGNDEISNLIGSVVGEEMLHLSIACNLLNAIGGSPVLNQPGFIPTYPGPLPGGVDYGLTVPLEKFSLSLIKNVFMSIEEPEKPIPIKSMELQEDTMTIGQFYQKIKEKISLLEGEAKKSGKTIFTGDPTYQLTYEKFFPKNLLFPITDETMAFQGIDLIVDQGEGTSTDPFVDGEDSDKTEPAHYYRFEEIYKGKTLVKDPSATSGYSYSGTPIVFNEKEVPNMKPNPKMTELPENTLAFQYSKLFNYTYTCLLNSLHLTFNGQTDQINQAMGLMFSLRLYAGKLLSTPYPNQPGFVAGPSFEYVSNEDLSSAEITLLNQITS; this is encoded by the coding sequence ATGATTTTTCTCAAAGCAATAAAAATAGACACCCTAGATGACCTTCGTTCGGCCATTCAAACGGCAATCGAATTAGAACATTCCACCATACCACCGTACCTGACCGCAAATTTCACCCTAGCCAATACAGGAAATGATGAGATTTCGAATCTGATTGGGTCGGTCGTGGGGGAAGAAATGCTTCATCTCTCTATCGCATGTAATCTTCTCAATGCAATAGGTGGATCACCCGTGCTAAATCAACCAGGTTTTATTCCGACTTACCCTGGCCCACTTCCTGGAGGCGTAGATTACGGACTTACTGTTCCTTTGGAAAAATTTTCCCTTTCATTAATTAAAAATGTCTTCATGTCGATAGAAGAACCAGAAAAACCAATTCCTATTAAATCCATGGAGTTGCAGGAAGATACTATGACAATTGGGCAGTTTTATCAAAAAATCAAGGAAAAGATCTCCCTTTTGGAAGGGGAAGCTAAAAAATCGGGAAAAACCATATTTACCGGAGATCCTACCTATCAGCTTACCTATGAGAAATTCTTTCCAAAGAATTTATTATTCCCAATTACTGATGAAACAATGGCATTTCAAGGGATAGATCTTATCGTTGACCAAGGAGAAGGAACCAGTACAGATCCATTTGTAGATGGAGAGGATTCTGACAAAACAGAACCTGCGCATTATTACCGTTTTGAAGAAATCTACAAAGGAAAAACTCTAGTCAAAGACCCAAGTGCCACTTCTGGTTATTCCTATTCCGGAACCCCAATCGTTTTTAATGAAAAGGAGGTTCCTAACATGAAACCAAATCCAAAAATGACCGAATTGCCTGAAAACACGCTAGCTTTTCAATACAGTAAGTTATTTAACTATACCTACACCTGCTTATTAAATAGTTTACATCTGACCTTCAACGGACAAACTGATCAAATCAATCAAGCCATGGGCTTAATGTTTTCTTTAAGGCTCTATGCTGGAAAACTGCTATCTACTCCCTATCCAAATCAACCAGGATTTGTTGCCGGCCCTAGTTTTGAATACGTCTCAAACGAGGATTTATCAAGCGCTGAAATCACTTTGTTAAATCAAATAACATCATGA
- a CDS encoding translocation/assembly module TamB domain-containing protein, whose translation MILLLAVILFIRSPWGQGILVEKAISYLEGKTGAQVGIERLFVTFSGNIFLENFYISDVNGDTLVFSKDLEAGLAFVPLIRSGAIHVSKFEWEGLKARIKRSEDTGAFNFDYILTSFASTGPDSSTVESPEPDATSLNITLSPISIRDFDIRYQDEVLGIETSLALGDFELNIPELDLNAFSFGIEDIQLSNTQIKYKQTKAFPPSEASSEGSTLPKIKIENLGLQEVSLIYDNQVDQQFAELEIYNFGISAPSIDLVNQDILIESIQLSDSKVLFHDFSPSTTSSDSPQDSAPFSWPDWKVKLSSLVLENNTIDYKTSDSKITEGVFNPEVLLLEDLGLEISDVLLENEKASLNLKALSFREGSGFQIKDLILNGSVENTKAEIKQLFVSTNYSQLNSTGNFSYPSIQTLIDSPEETLINLSVDQFSLDVRDSYFFAPELASDTLIQELAIAPFAGNLAISGGLSKLEIPTFQLNWRETDFYTKGSVRSPLDLDSLYVDFPQIELNTNKKSLQLFASESDLGITFPDSIGITAQAKGSMNDLIASLDLQTDLGQVLLDAGYKDQGLLEFDVNLQVQQLQLGTLLQNPDLDTLSMEINAKGQGNSIYDLTAQLESHFDKLNLYGSDYSGLQLNGQLANGDGDVSLILDSEYLDFDLISSIQLDSVNSKVGFNLNLKGADFNKLGFSPKEFRVRLQLEGNFEGNPDNFQASIGLSDGLVLYDKKTYPTGNLNLESLVKPDSTSLIIESDVVKGFVHTNTNPASLGVALENHFLNYLAIKDSSYTELDSGIIMNMDLSIFESPLLNEVLLQGLEQLDSGRVQLAYYQDLDSLDAVVSFPYINFSGTEIDSLEFNVHSNLSNLNMELGFLNLVAGPLNMDETSLTGVMENSRIYFDFSSYNETEPVFHISSDLGLLGDTISFHINPENLLLKKNQWVIPENNQILYSSNNLDFQNFSFTQNGQELSFKKNIEGFTDENIAVLFQNFRLSTFTSLLNPDELLVGGKMNGQLVVENPFGAIGLMGNLKIDSLKAVGVSLGNLSLDATAESLGNYNLALTLRDDGIDLDVNGQFMANESGGEFDLKLDLIKAEMKKIAALSQDQILDASGYLKGTISANGTTNSPNYQGEFQFFETSFVPAQLSTKYILSNEKIQADNDGIYFNQFTVKDTDNNTFTVDGTVTTTDLNNPGFDLSLVAKNFMVVNSTDQENELLYGRGTIDADVTIQGDLNLPIVRANLNIKENTNLTMLIPESQLDLVERDGVVLFVNKENPDDILTSQTEQSTTAFLGYDIQASLKTDPKAKFTVIIDPKTGDNLLISGSANLRMDITPNGRITLSGDYEISDGHYEMSLYNLISKKFLINPGSRITWNGDPMDANMDIRAIYEVDASASALMSSQLTGSSQSTKSQYQRRLPFLVYLNVDGELLRPEISFALDMPENERGAFGGNVYSQVLQINDQEDELNKQVFSLLVLNRFFPSRGSDGSNGGAETIARSSASQILSDQMNALSSKLFGDSGFQLGFDVDTYEDYQSGSSQNRTDLNINAQQTLFNDRLIVEVGSQVGLEGSSQEPEQSNAILANVSFEYILTEDGRWRVRVFRKNQYESIIDGQLVVTGGGLIFNREFNEFYELWHKSKQALEESNSIDSNNKGKEENEK comes from the coding sequence ATGATTCTTTTACTGGCAGTGATCCTATTTATTCGGAGCCCTTGGGGTCAGGGGATTCTTGTGGAAAAAGCAATCTCTTATCTTGAGGGTAAAACTGGGGCCCAAGTAGGCATTGAACGATTATTTGTCACATTTTCAGGAAATATTTTTTTAGAAAACTTCTATATCTCAGATGTCAATGGTGACACTTTAGTATTTTCCAAAGACCTTGAAGCAGGGCTCGCCTTTGTCCCTTTGATTCGATCTGGGGCTATCCATGTCAGCAAATTTGAATGGGAAGGTTTAAAAGCTAGAATTAAAAGATCTGAGGACACGGGAGCTTTCAACTTTGATTACATCCTCACTTCCTTTGCTTCTACCGGACCAGATAGTAGCACAGTAGAGAGTCCTGAACCAGACGCCACGTCCCTCAACATTACTTTATCCCCGATTAGCATCCGGGATTTTGACATCAGGTATCAAGATGAAGTTCTCGGCATTGAAACTTCCTTGGCACTTGGAGACTTTGAATTAAACATACCGGAATTAGATCTAAATGCATTTTCATTTGGAATAGAAGACATACAGCTTTCCAATACTCAAATCAAGTATAAACAAACCAAAGCCTTCCCTCCCTCAGAAGCTAGTTCAGAAGGTTCAACCTTGCCTAAAATAAAAATTGAAAATCTTGGTCTACAAGAGGTTTCCCTTATTTATGACAATCAAGTGGACCAACAATTTGCAGAATTAGAAATCTATAATTTCGGTATTTCTGCACCCTCTATAGACTTGGTAAACCAGGATATCCTGATCGAATCCATACAATTATCTGATTCAAAAGTACTCTTCCATGATTTTTCACCAAGCACTACATCTTCAGATTCACCACAAGATTCTGCCCCTTTTTCCTGGCCAGATTGGAAAGTGAAATTAAGCTCATTGGTTTTGGAGAATAATACCATCGATTATAAAACCTCCGATAGTAAAATCACCGAAGGAGTCTTCAATCCTGAAGTCCTTCTTCTTGAAGACTTAGGTTTAGAAATCTCGGATGTTTTGTTGGAAAATGAGAAAGCAAGCTTGAATTTGAAAGCACTCTCATTTCGAGAAGGAAGTGGGTTCCAGATTAAGGATTTGATTCTCAATGGTTCTGTTGAAAACACAAAAGCGGAGATCAAGCAACTCTTTGTTTCTACAAATTACAGTCAACTCAATTCCACAGGTAATTTCTCTTATCCTTCCATTCAAACGCTAATCGATTCTCCTGAAGAAACACTTATCAACCTTTCTGTTGATCAATTCTCTTTGGATGTAAGGGACAGTTACTTTTTTGCCCCAGAGCTTGCTTCTGACACTTTAATTCAGGAATTGGCGATTGCACCTTTTGCAGGAAATCTAGCTATCAGCGGAGGTCTTTCTAAGTTAGAAATCCCAACATTCCAATTGAATTGGAGGGAAACTGATTTTTATACTAAGGGATCTGTTCGCTCACCACTCGACCTAGACTCACTCTATGTAGATTTCCCGCAAATTGAATTAAATACCAACAAGAAATCACTGCAACTTTTTGCCAGTGAGTCTGACCTCGGTATCACTTTCCCAGATTCGATTGGCATTACAGCTCAAGCAAAAGGATCCATGAATGATCTCATCGCATCATTGGATTTACAAACTGACTTAGGACAAGTACTATTGGATGCTGGATATAAGGATCAGGGATTATTGGAGTTTGATGTAAATCTCCAAGTTCAACAACTTCAATTAGGAACCTTACTTCAAAACCCTGATTTAGACACTTTATCCATGGAAATTAATGCCAAAGGTCAGGGAAATTCCATTTATGATCTTACTGCTCAACTTGAATCCCATTTTGACAAATTAAATCTATATGGTTCTGATTATTCAGGTCTCCAACTCAATGGACAGTTAGCGAATGGAGATGGAGACGTCAGCCTAATCTTGGATTCTGAATATCTTGATTTTGATTTAATCAGCTCCATCCAACTTGATTCAGTAAACTCAAAAGTGGGTTTTAATTTAAATTTAAAAGGTGCTGACTTTAATAAGTTAGGTTTCTCCCCCAAAGAATTCCGCGTACGTTTACAATTGGAAGGGAATTTTGAAGGAAATCCCGATAATTTTCAAGCATCTATCGGGTTAAGTGACGGCTTGGTTCTTTACGATAAAAAAACCTATCCTACCGGAAACTTAAATTTAGAGAGCTTGGTAAAACCCGACTCCACCAGTCTAATTATAGAAAGTGATGTCGTCAAAGGGTTTGTTCATACCAATACCAACCCTGCCTCATTAGGAGTTGCCTTAGAAAATCATTTCTTAAATTATTTAGCCATCAAAGACAGTTCGTATACAGAATTGGATAGTGGAATAATCATGAATATGGACCTTTCCATTTTCGAATCCCCACTATTGAACGAAGTGCTACTTCAAGGATTGGAACAGTTAGATTCTGGACGGGTGCAATTAGCCTATTATCAAGATCTAGACTCTTTGGATGCAGTGGTAAGCTTTCCTTACATAAATTTCTCTGGAACTGAAATCGACAGTTTGGAATTCAATGTCCATTCCAATTTATCCAACTTGAATATGGAATTAGGCTTCCTCAACTTAGTTGCTGGGCCATTAAATATGGATGAGACTTCACTTACTGGAGTGATGGAAAATTCAAGAATTTACTTTGATTTCTCTTCATATAACGAAACTGAACCAGTATTCCACATTTCCTCAGACCTGGGTCTTTTGGGTGATACTATTAGTTTTCATATTAATCCTGAGAACTTATTATTGAAAAAAAACCAATGGGTGATTCCGGAGAATAATCAGATTCTATATTCTAGTAATAACCTTGATTTTCAAAATTTCAGTTTCACGCAAAATGGACAGGAGCTTAGCTTCAAAAAGAACATTGAAGGTTTTACAGATGAAAATATCGCAGTGCTATTCCAAAATTTCAGATTGTCCACATTTACCAGTTTGTTGAATCCAGATGAACTTTTGGTTGGCGGAAAAATGAATGGGCAGCTTGTAGTTGAAAATCCATTTGGAGCAATAGGATTGATGGGTAATTTAAAAATTGACAGCCTAAAAGCAGTGGGTGTTTCTTTAGGAAACTTATCCTTAGATGCTACCGCTGAAAGTTTAGGGAATTACAACTTAGCCTTAACATTAAGAGATGACGGCATAGATCTGGATGTCAACGGTCAGTTTATGGCGAATGAATCCGGAGGGGAATTTGACTTGAAGTTGGACTTGATAAAAGCTGAAATGAAGAAAATTGCAGCGCTTTCACAAGACCAGATTTTAGATGCATCAGGTTATTTGAAAGGCACTATCAGTGCCAATGGCACAACAAATTCCCCTAACTATCAAGGAGAATTTCAATTTTTCGAAACCTCTTTTGTACCTGCCCAACTCAGCACCAAATACATACTTTCCAACGAAAAAATCCAAGCGGATAATGATGGAATATACTTCAATCAATTTACCGTCAAAGACACTGACAACAATACCTTTACCGTAGATGGTACGGTGACTACTACAGATCTAAACAACCCCGGATTTGACCTTAGCCTCGTAGCCAAAAACTTCATGGTGGTCAATTCCACAGATCAAGAAAATGAACTACTCTATGGAAGAGGGACAATCGATGCAGATGTGACCATCCAAGGGGATCTAAATTTACCTATCGTTAGAGCTAATTTAAACATCAAGGAAAATACCAATTTGACCATGCTGATCCCAGAGTCTCAACTGGATCTGGTGGAGCGTGACGGAGTGGTGTTATTTGTAAACAAGGAAAATCCAGATGACATTCTTACTTCCCAAACAGAGCAATCCACCACTGCATTTTTGGGGTATGATATACAAGCTTCCCTTAAAACAGACCCTAAAGCAAAATTTACAGTAATCATAGATCCTAAAACCGGGGATAATTTATTGATATCAGGAAGTGCTAATTTGCGAATGGACATTACTCCAAATGGAAGAATCACACTCTCTGGAGATTATGAAATATCTGATGGACATTATGAAATGTCTTTATATAACCTGATCAGCAAAAAATTCCTAATCAACCCTGGAAGTAGAATAACTTGGAATGGGGATCCTATGGATGCTAATATGGACATTCGAGCCATTTATGAAGTTGATGCTTCCGCATCAGCATTGATGTCTTCCCAGTTGACAGGCAGTAGCCAAAGTACCAAATCCCAGTACCAAAGAAGATTACCATTTTTAGTGTATTTAAATGTGGATGGGGAGTTATTGAGGCCTGAAATTTCATTTGCATTGGATATGCCTGAAAACGAACGGGGAGCATTTGGAGGAAATGTTTACTCCCAAGTACTTCAAATCAATGACCAAGAAGACGAATTAAACAAACAAGTTTTTTCCCTCTTGGTATTGAATAGATTCTTCCCTTCAAGAGGAAGTGATGGTTCCAATGGAGGTGCAGAAACAATTGCTAGAAGTAGCGCAAGCCAAATTCTATCCGATCAAATGAATGCATTATCCAGTAAGCTTTTTGGGGATAGTGGCTTTCAATTAGGTTTTGATGTCGATACTTATGAGGATTACCAATCCGGTAGTAGTCAAAATCGAACCGATCTAAACATCAATGCCCAACAAACCCTCTTCAATGACCGACTGATCGTGGAAGTAGGTAGTCAAGTTGGGCTAGAAGGGAGTTCTCAGGAGCCTGAACAATCCAATGCTATTTTAGCAAATGTAAGTTTTGAATACATCCTTACCGAAGATGGAAGATGGAGAGTTCGAGTTTTTAGAAAAAATCAATATGAAAGTATCATTGATGGGCAACTAGTGGTAACTGGTGGCGGGTTAATTTTCAATCGGGAATTCAATGAGTTTTATGAGCTTTGGCATAAATCCAAGCAAGCTCTAGAAGAATCTAATTCTATAGATTCAAACAATAAAGGAAAGGAGGAAAATGAAAAATAA
- a CDS encoding PepSY-associated TM helix domain-containing protein: MNFKKIINRLHLWLGLSSGLVVFIVAITGCIYAFQAEIKDLTYSFLFVESEKKEVLPPSKISEIAYQAFPEGHLHAVLYPTSERSAQAIFFSYGEGNDHYKIAYINPYSGEVLKLKDEYADFFRVVLDGHFYLWLPPEIGQPVVASFTLIFLFMVISGLILWWPKKKSNLKQSLKIKWSGRWRRKNYDLHQVLGFYVMIFAFVFSVTGLVWGFSWIRSGLYSALSGGEEFVEYYTPPSDSTKVWSNDIPVLDAVWMKMNAYYPDAEWIEVHPPEYEGAAIAANANPDASTYWKSDYRYFDQHTLEELPVDHFYNRLEEATFAQKVMRLNYDVHVGAIAGLPGKVLAFCLSAIIASLPVTGFLIWWGRKKKDKKGKVKIRRELVNV, encoded by the coding sequence ATGAATTTCAAAAAGATCATCAATAGATTGCACCTATGGCTCGGACTTTCTTCCGGGCTGGTGGTGTTTATTGTCGCTATTACTGGATGTATTTATGCCTTCCAGGCAGAAATCAAGGATTTGACTTATTCTTTTCTTTTTGTAGAATCGGAGAAGAAAGAAGTATTGCCGCCCAGTAAAATCAGTGAAATAGCTTATCAAGCTTTTCCGGAAGGACATCTTCATGCGGTACTTTATCCAACCAGTGAAAGGTCTGCTCAAGCAATATTCTTTAGCTATGGGGAGGGGAATGATCATTACAAGATTGCCTATATTAACCCTTACTCTGGGGAAGTGCTAAAACTCAAGGATGAATACGCAGATTTTTTTAGAGTGGTATTAGATGGTCATTTTTATCTATGGCTTCCTCCAGAAATCGGCCAGCCAGTGGTAGCTTCATTTACCTTGATTTTTTTGTTTATGGTAATTTCTGGATTGATTCTTTGGTGGCCTAAAAAGAAAAGTAACCTCAAGCAAAGCCTGAAAATCAAATGGTCTGGAAGATGGAGAAGGAAGAACTATGACTTGCACCAGGTGCTTGGATTTTATGTAATGATTTTTGCCTTTGTTTTTTCAGTAACTGGATTGGTTTGGGGTTTTAGTTGGATTAGAAGTGGTTTATACTCCGCTTTGTCTGGGGGCGAGGAATTTGTGGAATATTACACTCCCCCTTCTGATTCTACTAAGGTTTGGTCCAATGATATTCCAGTATTGGATGCAGTATGGATGAAAATGAACGCCTATTATCCAGATGCAGAATGGATAGAAGTTCATCCCCCGGAATATGAAGGGGCCGCCATTGCTGCCAATGCCAATCCTGATGCTTCTACTTATTGGAAATCAGATTATCGATATTTTGATCAACATACGTTGGAAGAGCTTCCAGTAGATCATTTCTACAATCGATTGGAAGAAGCCACTTTCGCGCAAAAAGTCATGCGTCTTAATTATGATGTGCATGTTGGTGCTATTGCTGGATTACCAGGAAAGGTGTTGGCATTTTGTCTGAGTGCAATCATAGCCTCTTTGCCGGTGACAGGTTTTTTAATTTGGTGGGGCAGGAAGAAAAAGGACAAGAAAGGAAAAGTGAAAATCAGAAGAGAATTGGTGAATGTTTAA
- a CDS encoding TonB-dependent receptor gives MNRLFILLFTSFLLNTFHAIGQNGSISGLVSTSDNQPIEFVNVGVKGLAKGNSTDRKGFYEIKNLSAGNYTIFASFVGVEKQEKQVVLGEGETLTLNFILSESSTDLNEVIVTDMSSNRFYSDSNFTVAKLPLTDLENPQVYNSVSSKLLKEQVVTNMNDALKNATGVTRLWESTGRGGDGAEYYSMRGFSVQPTMVNGMPSLNNGGLDPANIETVDVIKGPSGTLFGSSVISYGGLINITTKRPTDNFKGEVGFITGNYGLNRITGDVNVPLNEHASMRVNTAYQQNNTFQDAGGKTSFFVAPSFKFKASERLTFLVNTEFLNSNSVNAPMIFLNRSNPLTFDSIDLFERNYERSFTSDELSINNNSYALQAQAFYQLSNNWTSQTVLSRSYTKTDGYYHYLFDGSDGDSFYRYISDRNGQTLTTDIQQNFIGNFQIGSFKNKMILGLDYYDQDIKNSSTGWVGNGVVTLSDGNDTGVLTQAGVDELLKDTFEGNSTGTTQVVSAYVSDVIELTSQLSVMASVRVDHFKNEAWGTDSDQNTQTAVSPKFGAVYKLIPNKVSIFGNYMNGFQNIAPTTVSDQDGTNPRFKVFDPEKANQYEFGFKTNLLGDKIAATASYYNIKVSNRVMTDPTNVNNSIQGGEVVSKGVELSVIASPVQGLNLVAGFSHNDAKVTEDFPESGYLGMRPESAGPESLVNFWASYNFSAGALKGFGLGFGGNAASEFLTLNRDNIGAFALPAYQVVNASISYTGSQYFLTLKLNNLTNQKYYSGWSTVTPQNLRNVALSLNYRF, from the coding sequence ATGAATCGACTATTTATACTATTGTTCACCAGCTTTTTGCTGAATACTTTCCATGCTATTGGACAAAACGGGAGTATCAGCGGACTTGTGTCTACCTCCGATAATCAGCCAATAGAATTTGTAAATGTAGGTGTAAAGGGACTTGCTAAGGGAAATTCTACTGATAGGAAAGGGTTTTATGAAATCAAAAACCTTTCTGCAGGGAATTATACCATTTTCGCCTCATTTGTCGGGGTTGAAAAACAAGAAAAGCAGGTAGTTCTAGGGGAAGGAGAGACGCTTACATTAAATTTCATTTTATCGGAAAGCTCCACTGATTTAAATGAAGTCATTGTCACTGATATGAGCTCCAATCGGTTTTATTCCGATAGTAACTTTACGGTTGCAAAATTACCATTGACAGATTTAGAGAATCCTCAGGTCTACAATTCCGTAAGCTCAAAACTTTTGAAAGAACAGGTAGTCACCAACATGAATGATGCCTTAAAGAATGCCACCGGAGTAACTCGTTTATGGGAATCTACAGGACGTGGAGGAGATGGGGCAGAATATTATTCTATGAGAGGGTTTTCTGTGCAGCCAACCATGGTAAACGGAATGCCCAGCCTAAATAACGGAGGCTTAGACCCTGCAAATATTGAAACTGTAGATGTAATCAAAGGTCCTTCAGGTACCCTATTTGGAAGTTCTGTGATTTCTTATGGGGGATTAATCAATATTACCACCAAAAGACCTACAGACAATTTCAAGGGGGAAGTAGGGTTTATTACAGGGAATTACGGTCTCAACAGGATCACTGGAGATGTGAATGTGCCATTAAACGAGCATGCTTCCATGCGGGTAAATACTGCCTATCAGCAAAACAATACTTTTCAGGATGCTGGAGGAAAAACCTCTTTTTTTGTTGCTCCTTCCTTCAAATTTAAGGCTAGTGAAAGATTGACTTTTCTAGTTAATACCGAGTTTTTGAATTCCAATTCGGTAAATGCGCCAATGATCTTTTTGAACAGATCAAATCCTTTGACTTTTGATTCAATTGACCTGTTTGAAAGAAATTATGAGCGATCCTTTACGAGTGATGAGCTAAGTATCAATAATAATTCTTATGCACTTCAAGCCCAGGCCTTCTATCAACTGTCTAATAACTGGACCTCACAAACTGTCCTTTCTAGAAGCTATACCAAAACAGATGGTTATTACCATTACCTGTTTGATGGAAGTGATGGAGATTCTTTTTACAGATATATTTCCGATAGGAATGGGCAGACTTTGACCACAGATATTCAGCAGAATTTTATAGGCAATTTTCAAATCGGTTCTTTTAAAAACAAAATGATCCTAGGGTTGGATTACTACGATCAGGACATCAAAAACAGTAGCACAGGTTGGGTTGGAAATGGCGTTGTTACGCTTTCAGACGGAAATGATACAGGTGTGTTGACTCAAGCTGGAGTGGATGAATTGTTGAAAGATACCTTTGAGGGTAATAGCACAGGGACGACTCAAGTAGTGAGTGCTTATGTGTCAGATGTGATTGAATTAACTTCTCAACTTTCAGTGATGGCCAGTGTCAGAGTGGATCATTTTAAAAATGAAGCTTGGGGAACTGATAGTGATCAAAATACACAAACAGCTGTATCTCCGAAATTCGGAGCAGTGTACAAACTGATCCCCAACAAGGTTTCCATCTTCGGTAATTATATGAATGGATTTCAAAATATTGCTCCAACCACCGTTTCCGATCAAGATGGCACCAATCCTAGGTTTAAAGTTTTTGACCCTGAAAAAGCCAACCAATATGAATTTGGATTCAAAACCAATTTGCTAGGAGATAAAATTGCAGCAACAGCGAGTTATTACAATATCAAGGTAAGTAACCGAGTTATGACTGATCCAACCAACGTAAACAATTCCATTCAGGGGGGAGAAGTAGTGAGCAAGGGAGTTGAACTGAGTGTGATCGCTAGCCCTGTTCAGGGTTTGAATCTGGTCGCTGGTTTTAGTCACAATGATGCAAAAGTAACTGAAGATTTTCCCGAAAGTGGGTATTTGGGCATGCGCCCTGAGTCTGCGGGACCCGAAAGCCTTGTCAATTTCTGGGCAAGCTATAACTTCTCTGCAGGAGCCTTGAAAGGATTTGGATTAGGTTTTGGTGGAAATGCAGCAAGTGAATTTTTGACCCTAAACAGGGATAATATCGGTGCTTTTGCCTTACCAGCGTATCAAGTGGTTAATGCATCGATTTCATATACAGGTTCACAGTATTTCTTAACCCTAAAACTAAATAATCTTACTAACCAGAAATACTATTCTGGATGGTCCACTGTGACTCCACAAAATCTAAGAAATGTTGCGCTCAGCCTTAATTACCGATTTTAA
- a CDS encoding VOC family protein: MIFSSSLLVTKISSSNLNRSKEFYERVLGFKLDPKYSITHPTGTDLPYLQMNLTGPNGSKIVFGLYQDIPSPFSPKPTNGTVPSFLVDDIESTLAFFQENQVSIDKAGDSYILTNKSDEGYIDQFFFFRDPDNNSLVIRQNIN, translated from the coding sequence ATGATTTTTTCAAGTTCGCTTCTGGTTACTAAAATTTCATCGAGTAATCTTAATCGGTCAAAGGAGTTTTACGAACGTGTACTGGGGTTTAAATTAGACCCAAAGTATTCCATTACTCATCCTACTGGAACCGACCTTCCCTACCTCCAAATGAATCTTACTGGCCCCAATGGAAGCAAAATAGTATTTGGACTGTATCAAGACATTCCCAGTCCTTTTTCCCCAAAGCCAACTAATGGAACTGTTCCAAGTTTTTTGGTAGATGATATAGAGTCCACACTCGCCTTTTTTCAGGAAAATCAAGTGAGCATTGATAAAGCAGGCGACAGCTACATCCTTACTAACAAATCCGATGAAGGGTATATTGATCAGTTTTTCTTTTTTAGGGATCCCGACAATAACTCTTTAGTAATTCGACAAAACATCAATTAA
- a CDS encoding VOC family protein — translation MNIHPYLNFDGQAEEAMNFYKKTLGGEFEGGINYFSEIPGMEISEEEKHRVMHITLKLSDEVKIMASDNMPSMGHQLTVGNHNYISLMPDSKEQGNKFFEGLSEGGKIEMPYEKAFWGAYFGSFTDKYGNGWMVNYTLKEGEE, via the coding sequence ATGAACATTCATCCTTATTTAAATTTTGACGGTCAAGCTGAAGAAGCAATGAATTTTTACAAGAAGACATTGGGTGGTGAATTCGAGGGAGGAATCAATTACTTCAGTGAAATCCCTGGCATGGAAATCAGCGAGGAAGAAAAGCATCGCGTAATGCATATTACACTTAAACTTTCAGATGAAGTAAAAATTATGGCCAGTGATAATATGCCGAGTATGGGACATCAATTAACTGTGGGCAACCATAATTATATTTCTTTGATGCCGGACTCCAAAGAACAAGGAAATAAATTCTTTGAAGGCCTATCAGAAGGAGGGAAAATAGAAATGCCATATGAAAAAGCATTTTGGGGAGCGTATTTCGGAAGCTTTACCGATAAATACGGAAATGGTTGGATGGTCAATTATACGCTGAAAGAAGGGGAAGAATAA